In Thermocrinis minervae, a single genomic region encodes these proteins:
- a CDS encoding archease, translating to MFYEVIDDITADAGIRVRAKSLEELVCKAILATFYEITNPDDIQEDQRVKLEVQSEMPFLLADAINKLLTIFESKLFVPKSCRVLSLDEKGATVELRGGSFDPDKHERKLVIKAATYHRLRVEKEGNNYVAEVIFDI from the coding sequence ATGTTTTACGAGGTCATAGACGACATTACAGCCGATGCGGGCATAAGGGTAAGAGCTAAAAGCTTGGAAGAGCTCGTGTGCAAGGCCATACTGGCTACCTTTTATGAGATCACAAACCCCGATGATATCCAAGAAGATCAAAGGGTAAAGTTAGAGGTTCAATCGGAGATGCCTTTCCTTCTGGCCGATGCCATCAACAAGCTACTTACCATCTTTGAGTCTAAGCTCTTTGTTCCGAAGAGCTGTAGAGTGCTTAGCCTGGATGAAAAGGGTGCTACTGTTGAGCTAAGGGGTGGAAGCTTTGATCCAGACAAACACGAAAGAAAGCTGGTCATAAAGGCTGCCACTTACCACAGGCTAAGAGTAGAAAAGGAAGGTAATAACTACGTGGCAGAAGTGATTTTTGATATATAA
- the dapB gene encoding 4-hydroxy-tetrahydrodipicolinate reductase has product MIKVVICGALGRMGRAILQTALHDASLKIVAGVEHPDCVVSPDLGKAVNIKDYEGVPLTSRLEEVLPMCHVVIEFSGNTEAALGHAKLCAEAGKPIVIGTTGFTEDEVNQLKELSEKTAVLLSPNMSLGVNLLFRLVQIATQSLKGKGFDVEIVEIHHRFKKDAPSGTALKLYEVVNQQLDETRRISCRDGISPRKEDEVGVFAIRGGDVVGDHTVYFLGFGERLELTHRATSRETFARGALEAAKWIHDKEKGFYNMFDVLGL; this is encoded by the coding sequence ATGATAAAGGTAGTTATCTGCGGTGCCCTTGGCAGGATGGGTAGAGCTATACTCCAAACTGCCCTCCACGATGCTTCTTTGAAGATAGTAGCAGGTGTGGAACATCCAGACTGTGTGGTATCCCCAGACTTGGGTAAAGCTGTAAACATAAAGGACTATGAAGGAGTTCCTCTCACATCAAGGTTAGAAGAAGTCCTCCCTATGTGTCATGTGGTTATAGAGTTCTCTGGGAACACAGAAGCAGCTTTAGGACATGCGAAGCTTTGCGCAGAGGCTGGAAAACCTATAGTGATAGGTACCACTGGGTTCACTGAGGATGAGGTGAATCAGCTTAAAGAGCTTTCAGAAAAGACGGCAGTACTTCTCTCACCAAACATGAGCCTGGGTGTAAATCTACTCTTTAGACTTGTCCAGATAGCCACGCAGTCTTTAAAGGGTAAGGGCTTTGATGTGGAGATTGTGGAGATACACCACCGTTTTAAAAAGGATGCACCAAGTGGAACAGCCTTAAAGCTATACGAGGTTGTAAATCAACAGCTTGATGAAACTAGAAGGATATCGTGCAGGGATGGTATAAGCCCAAGAAAAGAGGATGAAGTAGGAGTGTTTGCCATAAGAGGCGGAGACGTGGTGGGGGACCATACGGTTTACTTCTTGGGGTTTGGTGAAAGACTAGAGCTTACTCACAGAGCCACATCCAGAGAGACCTTTGCCAGAGGTGCCTTAGAAGCAGCTAAGTGGATACACGATAAAGAAAAAGGCTTTTACAACATGTTTGACGTGCTGGGACTGTAA